The Mytilus galloprovincialis chromosome 7, xbMytGall1.hap1.1, whole genome shotgun sequence genome has a window encoding:
- the LOC143082951 gene encoding retinol dehydrogenase 11-like, which yields MVDARIYSIIMENIETIQECVVDNKIALVTIAIIIVALWGIRKYIKGAMYTGNRRIDGKTVIITGGNTGIGKETAIDLAKRGAKVIIACRDMTRANAAADDITRISGSKEIYVRQLDLASLKSVRTFAENIKKTEKRIDILLNNAGVMACPYGKTVDGFEMQFGVNHLGHFLLTNLLLDLMKKSAPSRIINVSSFAHVFTGPLDFDDIAKREKSYSESRAYSQSKLCNILFTKQLASRLTGTGVTTYSLHPGSINTELARHMRVKVKFIMEALYFIITFFIKTPYEGAQTNIYCAVEESLDNETGKYYSDCAETTPTKTALDDGAAKKLWELSEKLVEL from the exons ATGGTGGATGCGAGGATTTATTCAATAATCATGGAAAACATAGAAACAATTCAGGAATGTGTAGTTGATAATAAAATTGCTCTGGTTACTATCGCTATCATAA tCGTAGCCTTATGGGGGATTAGGAAATATATAAAAGGAGCAATGTATACTGGAAACAGACGTATTGATGGTAAAACTGTCATAATAACTGGTGGCAATACTGGCATTGGTAAAGAGACGGCAATAGATCTGGCAAAACGAG GTGCAAAAGTCATCATTGCTTGTCGTGACATGACCAGAGCAAATGCTGCAGCAGACGATATAACGCGTATAAGCGGAAGTAAAGAAATATATGTCAGACAACTAGATCTGGCTTCCTTGAAATCTGTCAGAACTTTTGCtgagaatattaaaaaaacggAGAAAAGAATAGACATCCTATTAAATAATGCTG GAGTTATGGCGTGTCCATATGGGAAGACAGTAGATGGGTTCGAGATGCAGTTTGGCGTAAACCATCTAGGACATTTTCTGCTTACAAATCTTTTACTTGATTTGATGAAGAAGTCAGCTCCAAGTCGAATCATTAACGTATCATCGTTTGCCCATGTCTTCA CTGGTCCACTTGATTTTGATGACATTGCGAAAAGGGAGAAAAGCTACAGTGAAAGCAGAGCTTATTCACAGAGCAAACTTTGtaatatattatttacaaaacaattggCATCTCGATTAACTG GAACTGGTGTTACAACTTACTCCTTACATCCTGGTTCAATCAACACAGAGCTTGCCAGACATATGAGAGTCAAGGTCAAATTTATTATGGAGGCCTTGTATTTTATTATCACTTTCTTCATCAAAACTCCGTATGAGGGAGCACAAACTAACATTTATTGTGCTGTTGAAGAGTCTCTGGATAACGAAACAGGAAAATATTACAG tgATTGTGCTGAAACCACACCTACAAAAACTGCTTTAGACGACGGCGCTGCTAAGAAATTATGGGAACTGTCTGAAAAACTGGTAGAACTTTAA